Proteins encoded by one window of Deltaproteobacteria bacterium:
- the secY gene encoding preprotein translocase subunit SecY, translating into MLDGFGNISKVPELQKRILLTFLLLAVYRIGAHVPTPGIDTAALAAFFDQNKGSLLGFFDMFAGGALSKLSVFALGIMPYISASIILQLLTVAVPHLERLSKEGDAGRRKITQYTRYGTVGLSMIQGFGIAIGLENMAGPTGAAIVIQAGWWFRLLTVITLTAGTAFIMWLGEQITEKGIGNGISLIIFAGIVVRGPEAIVNTFRLLASGEMGIIFILLLIILMVAVVGFIVFVESGQRRIPIQYAKRVVGNKMYGGQTTHLPLKVNTAGVIPPIFASSLIMFPATIANFIPHPWMKAVSGLLMPGRLGYELLFVAFVVFFCYFYTAVTFNPVEVSDNIKKYGGYVPGIRPGKKTAEYMDEVLTRLTFSGAIYVSAVCVLPSVLISNFNVPFYFGGTALLIVVGVALDTASQIETHLLTRQYEGFMKKGRIARRR; encoded by the coding sequence CGGCTTTTTTTGATCAGAACAAGGGATCGCTGCTGGGATTTTTCGACATGTTTGCCGGCGGCGCCCTGAGCAAGCTCTCCGTATTTGCTTTGGGGATTATGCCTTACATCAGCGCCTCCATCATTCTGCAGTTGCTGACGGTGGCCGTACCTCATTTAGAAAGGCTGTCCAAGGAAGGTGATGCGGGCCGAAGAAAGATCACCCAGTACACCCGCTATGGCACCGTTGGGCTCAGCATGATTCAGGGGTTCGGTATCGCCATTGGGCTGGAGAATATGGCCGGTCCGACGGGGGCAGCCATTGTCATACAGGCCGGCTGGTGGTTTCGGTTGTTAACGGTCATTACTTTGACGGCTGGAACGGCATTCATCATGTGGCTGGGCGAACAGATAACGGAAAAAGGGATCGGCAACGGCATATCCCTGATTATATTTGCCGGTATTGTGGTGCGGGGGCCGGAGGCGATCGTTAACACCTTCCGTCTACTGGCGAGCGGTGAGATGGGAATCATTTTCATCCTGCTTTTGATCATTTTGATGGTGGCTGTGGTTGGCTTCATAGTATTTGTAGAAAGTGGTCAGCGTCGGATACCCATTCAATATGCCAAGCGCGTGGTGGGCAATAAGATGTACGGCGGACAAACGACGCATCTGCCTCTCAAGGTGAATACCGCCGGAGTTATCCCGCCTATTTTTGCCTCTTCCCTCATCATGTTCCCGGCGACGATCGCCAATTTCATTCCTCATCCCTGGATGAAGGCGGTCTCGGGTCTTTTGATGCCGGGCCGGTTGGGTTATGAGCTCCTGTTTGTGGCTTTTGTGGTTTTTTTCTGCTATTTTTACACGGCGGTCACGTTTAATCCCGTGGAAGTATCAGATAATATAAAGAAATATGGTGGATACGTTCCCGGCATCAGGCCCGGCAAGAAAACGGCCGAGTACATGGATGAAGTTCTGACCAGATTGACCTTTAGCGGCGCCATCTACGTTTCTGCGGTCTGCGTGCTACCGAGCGTTCTCATCAGCAATTTCAACGTGCCCTTTTACTTCGGCGGCACGGCCCTGCTGATTGTGGTGGGAGTCGCCCTCGATACCGCGTCGCAGATAGAAACTCATTTGTTGACCAGACAGTATGAAGGTTTTATGAAAAAGGGCCGTATTGCGCGCAGGCGCTGA